TCTACGGGAGGTCAAGTGGCCGGCCTTGGTTTGGGACTTTTGAGCCTGAGTATGTCGGCTGCTGAGAAGGCAGATGAAAGGAGCTGGATAACACTGCCCGCGGAATGGCATCTCGCCCGATTCTACCTCTCAGAGGGGGAGCATGAGGTGGTGATTTCCCCGGCTGGTGGTTCACTTCCCGACCTGATCCACACCGTTAAAATTTCGCGTGAAAAACCGACTGTTATTGTTGCCCGCTTTACGGAAGATTCTTCCGGAGGAGAGGTCATCTCCTCTGCCGGTTCCACGCGGATTCAGAAATTAAAGGAGAGGGAGGAGGAACTCGAGAGAAACGCAGGTCGGGAGACCGGTAATGGATCTCTTCTCATTGAATTGGCACGAACCCGTCTGGCGCTTGGTCAGTACGATCTGGAACCGCTGATTCTGAAAGGGATGAAGAGGGGCGGAGACCCGGGAGAGGGGATTTGGATGCTTGTCCTGTTAAATGTCGTTAAAAACGAATATAATGAGGCTCTTCGGTGGGCGGAAAAGGGAGCCGATCTGCAAGGTGGAGATAAAGATCTCTTCCGTTTCTATCGTGAGGAACTCACCTTTCTGAAAGGCTCCCAAAAGAAGACCAATTTGGGCCGTAGAATTCCAACAAACAAAAATTTTGATCTGGCGAACGGGTTCCACCACTATCTCGCTGGTCTCAATGATGAGAAGGGAAAAGATTTTGAGGCGGCCACCAAGAAATTTGTCGAGGCCTATGGCAAGGGGTTGATCGGGAAGCCGATTGAGGACAAAATAATGGCGACCTTGGAGAAGACAGAACCCAAATTCAAGAAATCAGCCGAGGGAATGGCCCTTTATGACAAATTTGCCAGGGTCTATCTCGAGACCCATTAAGGGTTAAATTTCCAAGAACAAGAGGGATTGGCGTGCTGCATATTTTTTGCTATTTTGGATTAAAATTTGTGATACAATCGGTCCCTTAAATGAAGAGACTTTTTCTGGTAGTTCTCATTTTTATTCTTCCCTCCCTCGTGGGGGGGTTCCTTGTCCTTCGTCTCAATTTGGAGCAACTGACCGTTCTGGCCGACCGGGTTTTCGTGGGGCGATGTCTTTCTGTTGAAAAGGGAAAGGATAAAAACGGTCATCCCGTTCAGTATGTCAGTTTCAAGGTGAGTGAAAATCTCAAGGGAGAGAATGGGGAGACGGTGACCTTTAAACAGGTCAGGATGGAGACTCTTCCGCTGAACGCCTACGAGTCAGCCACAACCGCTTTCAGTGGGCTCCCTCAATATCAGGTGGGGGAAGAAGCGGTGATTTTTTTGAGTGGAGAGAGTGAATTGGGTTTAACGGCGCCTGTCGGTCTCGCACAGGGTAAATTTGATATTAAAGAAGATCAGCAAGGAAAGAGGGTTGTGGTCAATGGTCTCCAAAATCAGGGGCTGCTTTTGGGGCTCCGGAAAAGCCCTCGTTTCAAAGTGATGTCGCTTTCGACCGGGGAGAAGGCGCTTCTGGATGGGAATCCCAACAAGGCAGAGATTTCTTACGACGATTTTCTCTCCTTAGTCAAAAAGCTTTCTCAGTGACATTATGAGGAATAAGATCCCGTTATTTTTGGTATCTCTTTTTATTGTCTTATCGGGTGGTCTTGAGGCGTATGGCCCTCGTTCTGTCACGAACTCCGGCAATGTTGTTAAATGGAGCCTCCCGGTTCGGATCGATCTGGAGTCGGATCTGGATGTCCGCGGGAAGGATGTGACGGCCCTGATCAATGAAGGCTTGAATCAATGGGCTGACTTGTCCGAGTCGAACGTCACCTATACGCGAGAATCACTCGGTGTGGCGGTTGATGCCGATAATGTCTGTTGTTATTTATATGATTCCGCCGCTTGTCCGAGCGGTCCCACCGATGACGGCAAAAATCCGATTGTCATTGATGATGATGGAGCTGTTGTTGCGAAATTTTTTGGCTCCTCCAACAAGCTCACAACGCTCGGTTTTGCGGCAGTGATTGCCTACGATGCGACGACGGGTGCAGCGGTGAAAGGGGAGGCGGTTTTTAATGCCGCCTGTCTTAAAGGGGTGGAGCTCGCGGATTGCACGGCGGTCAACCTCAGTTTTGCTGAGGATGATTTTATCTCGTTTATTGTGCATGAGATTGGACATTTTCTCGGGTTGAACCATGCCCAGGTTAATCTGACGGAGGCGGATAACAGTACGACATCCGATGACGACAAGATCACCACGATGTACGCCTTCTTCATTCAGGGGAATGGGTCCAACTTCAAGACACCCGAAAGGGATGATCAGGTGGGGCTTGCCTTTCTCTATCCGGAGAGCAGTTTCACCTCTTCCACGTTCATGGCGGAGGGGACTGTTTTTGATACCAACGGCACGACTGAATTTGCCTGCGCCAATGTTATTGCCAGAAGCACAACTACTGATAAGACACGTACGGATGCGGTCTCCTTTGTCTCCGGTCAGCTTTGCCCGGGTGGTACCTTCAACGATACGTGTGATGGAAACTACCAGATTCAGGGATTGAGCCCCTCCTCGAGCTACACGCTGGAGGTCGAGGCGATTAATACCAGTTTTCGAGGCTCTTCGGGTATCCCTCCCTGTGAGGCGGCCGGGGAACAGCCAACTTTTACGTCCCAAACTCGTTCTGGTTCGATCTCCGGCTCTGCTGGCGGGACCTCCAGCGCAAATAATTTTACCTTGTCCGGTACCAGTGGGAACGTGAACACCCTCCTCCTCCCCCTTGACGATGAGGATCTTCCGGAACTAGAGAGGGAGACGATATCGGACGCGATTTTGGCGATCGAGGCAAAGAGCGCTACAACAGACTGTTCCACGTCAACCACAGGGACAGACAGTGCGGATAGTGGTGATACCGCGGGGAGTAACAATAGCTCCGGTTGTTCCCTGATCCGTTCGAATCAAAAATGAGGGCATCACGAGAAATTCAGATCGGTCGCCTCCGGCTTGGGGGACAAAACCGGATTGCCATTCAGAGCATGTGTGCCACCCGCACACAGGATCTGGAAGGGACCCGTCGGCAGATCAGGATTCTGACTGAAGCGGGAGCCGATCTAATCCGGGTTGCGATTGACAGCGCCAAGGATGCCGAGGCATTGCAACAGCTTTCCCGGGAGACGGATGTTCCTCTCTCGGTCGATCTGCAGGAAAATTATCGCTTGGCTGAGGTGATCGCCCCGTTTGTCCGGAAGATTCGTTACAATCCGGGACACCTCCATCATCATGAAAGAGAGAAGTCGAACAGGGAGAAGGTTGCCTGGATCGTGGAACAGGCGTCCAAAAATAGCTGTGCCATCCGGATTGGTGTGAATTGTGGTTCGATCGATCCCGTTTGGAAGGGGCGGTATCCCGATAATAATGAGGAGGCGATTGTTGGATCTGCCGTTGAACATTGTGAGATCCTGGACCGGCTTGGGTTTAAAAATTATCTCGTCTCGCTTAAGGATTCAGACCCGGCGGAGGTGATCAAGATTAATCGCCGGTTTCATCAGGTCCGTTCCGATGTGCCGATTCATCTGGGTGTGACCGAGGCGGGTATGCCGCCCGAGGGTATTATCAAGACAAGAATCGCTTTTGAACAACTCCTCTCTCAGGGGATCGGTGATACGGTCCGGATCTCTCTGACCGTTCCATTTGATCAGAAGGGGATGGAGATCGCCGTTGCCCGTGAGATTTTGACAGATATTGCCGAGGGGCGTTTCCGTTCCGTGCCCGATTTTGGAGACCAAAAACTCAATATCATATCGTGCCCCTCCTGCTCCCGTGTGGAGAATGAAAAGTTTGTGGAACTCGCCCAGGCCGTGAAAGAGATGTCTCAGTATGCCAAGGGACATGCGGTTACGATTGCGGTCATGGGTTGCCGTGTAAACGGTCCGGGTGAAACCGATGATGCTGATTTGGGGCTCTGGTGCGGCCCCAACCTTGTGAATCTCAAGAAAAAAGAGGACTCCCTTGGTAGTTATTCTTACGAAGAGATTCTCCCCCGCCTTCGTTCTGAATTGAATCGGTTGATCTCAGAAAAACGGGCATCTTAGGCTGTTGCCCCTCCAACGACCAGCTTCGGGATTCTGATGGTGGGTTGTGCATCACCAACCGGGACCCCCTGATTATCCTTGCCGCAGGTGCCGATTCCAAAACCGGAGTCGTTGCCGACCTTGTCAATAATCTGCAAGACTTTAGGCCCATTGCCAGTCAGCGTTGCCCCGCGAACCGGATCTCCGATCTTTCCTTTATCGATCAGATACGCCTCGTTGACTTCAAAGATGAAGTCCCCGTTCACCGTATTGACCTGTCCTCCCCCCATCTTCTTGACAAAAAGTCCCCTCTCCGTGGAGCGTAAGATCTCCCCCGGGTCATCATGGCCAGGAAGGATCATCGTATTGGTCATCCGGCAGATCGGTTTATGGCGGTACGACTCACGACGACCGTTGCCGGTGGAGCGAGCCCCATTTTTCATCGCCATCCGACGGTCGAACATATAATTTTTGAGGACCCCTTTTTCAATTAAAACGGTCCGTTCGGCAGGGGTCCCCTCATCATCAAAGACAAAAGAGCCCCGCTTATTCGGAACGGTCGCGTCATCCACGACTGAGATCTTCTCATTTCCAACCGTCTGGCCGATCTTCTTGTGATAGACGGAGAGCCCCTCACAGGCCAGGTCGGCCTCTAAACCGTGTCCAACCGCCTCGTGAACCATTGTTCCTCCAGCCTCCGAAGAGAGGACAATGGGCATCGTTCCGGCGGGGGCCCTGCGGGCGCAAAGCATCCGGATCGCCTGTTCACACGCCTTTTTGGCGACCTCTTCGGGCGGATTCTCCTCCAGTAGTTCCAGACCAACAAGTCCACCGACCGGATGGTATCCGGTCTGAAGCTCTCCATTTTTACCGGCCACCACCTGAAGATAATAGAGGGTGTAGATTCGGTGGTCGCATGCCAGTTCCCCGTTGGAGTGGGCGATCTCCACCTTTTTCTGGATGTCGGCATAGAGCACCTTCACCTGTTTGATCCTTGGATCAAAACTCCAGGCAACCTCTTCACCCCTCCGGATAAACTCGCTTTTTTTCTGGAGGGAGAACCGGGACGGATCCCTCTGAATGGTGACTGTCCAAGGGGAGGGGATCGCATGAACGGTTATTGGCTCTTTGAACTTTCCCGCATGGACCGCCGAGGCGATTCGATCGGCCAATTCGAGGAGTGATCTCTCCGAGATTTCATTGGTGAAACCATAGGCTGTCTTTCCATTCCATAAGACCCGGATTCCGATGCCGGAATCAAGGGAAGGTGTGATTTTATCGAGGCGGCGCTCCTCCGAGATTAATTGGAGGGACTCTGTCTCCTCGGCATAAATCTCGGCATAGTCCCCGCCGTGAAAAAGGGCTTTCTGCAGGATTTTTTTGAGATCAAAATTTTCGATCATTGTTCCCCCCGGATGCGTACGTAACACGGGGCCTCACAAGTCGGCAACCTGAATTTCCCCGCAACCCCTTTTGAGGAGAGGTCGAATAGGTCCTTGATTAACGGAAGGGGAGTCAATGATCAAAAATTACATCAACGGCCAGTGGGGTGAGAGTCAGGGACGTGAATCGGTTGAGGTGGTGAACCCTGCCACAAAGGAGCTTTTAGATCGGTGTCCGTTAGGAACTCCTGGGGATGTTGATCGAGCGGTTCAAGCCGCATCAAGCGCCTTTGTTTCCTGGCGCAGGACGCCAGTCATTGACCGTGTTCAGCCATTTTTTCGTCTTAAGACCTTGATGGAAGAGAATCTTCCGGCGCTTGCCCGCCAAGTCACGATTGAGAATGGCAAGATCCT
This portion of the Deltaproteobacteria bacterium genome encodes:
- a CDS encoding TldD/PmbA family protein, whose amino-acid sequence is MIENFDLKKILQKALFHGGDYAEIYAEETESLQLISEERRLDKITPSLDSGIGIRVLWNGKTAYGFTNEISERSLLELADRIASAVHAGKFKEPITVHAIPSPWTVTIQRDPSRFSLQKKSEFIRRGEEVAWSFDPRIKQVKVLYADIQKKVEIAHSNGELACDHRIYTLYYLQVVAGKNGELQTGYHPVGGLVGLELLEENPPEEVAKKACEQAIRMLCARRAPAGTMPIVLSSEAGGTMVHEAVGHGLEADLACEGLSVYHKKIGQTVGNEKISVVDDATVPNKRGSFVFDDEGTPAERTVLIEKGVLKNYMFDRRMAMKNGARSTGNGRRESYRHKPICRMTNTMILPGHDDPGEILRSTERGLFVKKMGGGQVNTVNGDFIFEVNEAYLIDKGKIGDPVRGATLTGNGPKVLQIIDKVGNDSGFGIGTCGKDNQGVPVGDAQPTIRIPKLVVGGATA
- the ispG gene encoding (E)-4-hydroxy-3-methylbut-2-enyl-diphosphate synthase; protein product: MRASREIQIGRLRLGGQNRIAIQSMCATRTQDLEGTRRQIRILTEAGADLIRVAIDSAKDAEALQQLSRETDVPLSVDLQENYRLAEVIAPFVRKIRYNPGHLHHHEREKSNREKVAWIVEQASKNSCAIRIGVNCGSIDPVWKGRYPDNNEEAIVGSAVEHCEILDRLGFKNYLVSLKDSDPAEVIKINRRFHQVRSDVPIHLGVTEAGMPPEGIIKTRIAFEQLLSQGIGDTVRISLTVPFDQKGMEIAVAREILTDIAEGRFRSVPDFGDQKLNIISCPSCSRVENEKFVELAQAVKEMSQYAKGHAVTIAVMGCRVNGPGETDDADLGLWCGPNLVNLKKKEDSLGSYSYEEILPRLRSELNRLISEKRAS